A window of the Kosakonia sp. BYX6 genome harbors these coding sequences:
- a CDS encoding type VI secretion system accessory protein TagJ, with amino-acid sequence MNMLFQQLAGESLQDSLAQLESRIRTQPGDADLRAAFAQLLCLDGNWPRALAQLKSWQALKPQAQPTVTLLEQAIEGERQRAEVMAGRARPVTPDEQWPWLAAMVSALDPQATEANDHRETALEMADANPGQLTTQDGQTVTFDWLMDGDCRFGPVCEAIVNGRYFWLPFSAISAMQFQPPASVTDLVWRHTLVRLQDGSEQVCQIPARYPLDVNVDDRFKLCRVTEWQQLPGDAPHYLGQGQKVWLNDSAEYSLLDLATLSFNVEAVHE; translated from the coding sequence ATGAACATGTTGTTTCAACAACTGGCGGGCGAGTCCTTGCAGGACAGCTTGGCGCAGCTGGAAAGCCGCATTCGCACCCAGCCGGGTGATGCTGATTTGCGCGCCGCGTTTGCGCAATTGCTTTGTCTGGACGGCAACTGGCCGCGTGCGCTGGCGCAGCTTAAAAGCTGGCAGGCTTTAAAACCTCAGGCGCAGCCGACAGTAACGTTACTGGAACAGGCTATTGAAGGTGAACGCCAGCGCGCCGAGGTGATGGCAGGGCGCGCGCGCCCGGTTACGCCAGACGAGCAATGGCCGTGGCTGGCGGCGATGGTCAGCGCACTAGATCCGCAAGCAACGGAGGCGAACGATCATCGTGAAACGGCACTGGAAATGGCGGACGCTAATCCTGGGCAACTCACCACGCAGGACGGCCAGACAGTAACATTCGACTGGTTGATGGATGGCGATTGCCGATTTGGCCCGGTGTGTGAAGCGATCGTCAACGGCCGCTATTTCTGGCTGCCATTCAGCGCTATTTCCGCCATGCAATTTCAGCCACCGGCCAGCGTTACCGACCTGGTATGGCGACACACGCTGGTGCGCCTGCAAGACGGCAGCGAGCAGGTGTGCCAAATCCCGGCGCGCTATCCGCTGGATGTCAATGTTGATGACCGTTTCAAACTCTGTCGCGTTACCGAGTGGCAGCAGTTACCGGGTGATGCGCCGCATTACCTCGGGCAGGGGCAAAAAGTCTGGCTCAATGACAGCGCTGAATATTCCCTGCTCGACCTGGCAACATTGAGTTTCAACGTGGAAGCCGTGCATGAGTAG
- the tssE gene encoding type VI secretion system baseplate subunit TssE: protein MSSSAQGDDNDLLRSGWRSRRGKETVGARDKMQPSLLDRLTDDAPDKVQEPLNSNLVSHSALRRQILRDLQWLFNTINNEAQQDLSRFDQVRRSVVNFGVSPLAGKRMSDIEWQDIQRKLTDAILHFEPRILPQGLQVRCISDTQSLDLHNVLTIEIKGRLWCVPYPLEFLFRTDVDLENGHFELKDAG from the coding sequence ATGAGTAGCTCTGCGCAAGGTGATGATAACGACCTGTTGCGCAGCGGTTGGCGCTCGCGGCGCGGGAAAGAGACCGTCGGCGCGCGCGATAAGATGCAGCCTTCGCTGCTTGATCGTCTGACCGATGACGCGCCGGACAAAGTGCAGGAGCCGCTGAACAGCAATCTGGTTTCGCATTCGGCGCTGCGCCGCCAAATTCTGCGCGATCTGCAATGGCTGTTTAACACCATCAACAATGAAGCGCAGCAGGATCTCTCCAGGTTTGATCAGGTACGCCGCTCGGTGGTGAACTTTGGTGTTTCCCCGCTGGCAGGCAAGCGCATGTCCGATATTGAATGGCAGGATATTCAACGCAAACTGACCGACGCGATTTTGCACTTTGAACCGCGCATTTTGCCGCAGGGATTGCAGGTACGTTGCATCTCCGATACCCAGTCGCTGGACCTGCATAACGTCTTAACGATTGAAATCAAAGGCCGCCTGTGGTGCGTGCCGTATCCGCTGGAGTTCCTGTTCCGCACTGATGTGGATCTTGAAAACGGGCATTTCGAGTTGAAAGACGCGGGGTAA
- the tssF gene encoding type VI secretion system baseplate subunit TssF has product MDSKLLEYYNRELAWLREMGQEFAGRYPKVAGRLGMRGMDVSDPYVERLMEGFAFLTSRVQLKMDAEFPRFSQRLLEMVAPNYLAPTPSMAIAELQPDSAKGDLSNGFVVPRGTMMDSQVMKKNGVTCSYTTAHDVTLLPLKISQVELGGVPADLPLAQVGLSQRGAQSALRIRLSCDGPVNLSHLDFDRLELFLSGPDMQALKLLELLMGHQVGIVCQANGQNSAVHVLGDDALRQEGFDADQALLPDDLRNFDGYRLLQEYFAFPARFLFISLQGLSAMLANSGEAKSFDIIILLDKADAQLERVVDKNHLALHCTPVINLFPKVAERQKLSDSLHEYHLVVDNIRPLDYEIYAVTKIHASVDGQRDEQTFRPFWNSWSQDEGNYGAYFSVRREQRALSEHAQRYGTRTGYIGSEVFASLVDEQHAPWREDLRYITAEVLCTSRDLPLMLQQDIGQFVMPDSLPVKSLQLRKGPTPPRPALAEGLSTWRLISQLQMNYLSLMDGEEGEGAAALRQLLGLYTRLAEAPVARQIEGVRQCVLEPVHRRVPEPGPIVFARGVGITLTVDEQAFSGFSPWLFGSVLERVFARLVGMNSFTEFTLKSQQRGEVGYWPPRMGKRALI; this is encoded by the coding sequence ATGGACAGCAAATTACTGGAATACTACAACCGCGAACTGGCCTGGCTGCGTGAAATGGGACAGGAGTTCGCCGGGCGTTACCCCAAAGTGGCCGGGCGCCTGGGCATGCGCGGTATGGACGTCTCCGACCCTTATGTCGAACGCCTGATGGAAGGTTTCGCTTTTCTGACCTCGCGCGTGCAATTAAAAATGGACGCCGAGTTTCCCCGCTTTTCCCAGCGTCTACTGGAAATGGTCGCGCCCAACTACCTGGCACCGACGCCTTCCATGGCGATTGCCGAACTGCAACCGGACAGCGCCAAAGGCGATCTGAGCAATGGTTTCGTGGTCCCGCGCGGCACCATGATGGACAGCCAGGTGATGAAAAAGAACGGCGTCACTTGCAGTTACACCACGGCGCATGATGTCACGCTGCTGCCGCTGAAAATTAGCCAGGTTGAACTGGGTGGCGTTCCCGCTGATTTGCCGTTGGCGCAGGTGGGTTTAAGCCAGCGCGGCGCGCAGAGCGCATTACGCATTCGCCTGAGTTGCGATGGCCCGGTGAATCTCAGCCATCTCGATTTTGACCGCCTCGAACTGTTCCTTAGTGGCCCGGATATGCAGGCATTAAAACTGCTGGAACTGTTGATGGGCCACCAGGTTGGCATCGTGTGCCAGGCGAACGGGCAGAACTCGGCGGTGCATGTGCTGGGCGATGACGCGCTGCGCCAGGAAGGTTTCGATGCCGATCAGGCGTTGCTTCCGGATGATTTACGCAACTTCGACGGTTACCGCCTGTTGCAGGAATATTTCGCGTTTCCGGCGCGTTTTCTGTTTATCAGCCTGCAAGGGTTGAGCGCCATGCTGGCGAATAGCGGCGAGGCGAAATCGTTCGATATCATCATTCTGCTGGATAAAGCCGATGCGCAACTGGAACGGGTGGTCGATAAAAACCACCTGGCGCTGCACTGTACGCCAGTTATCAACCTGTTCCCGAAAGTGGCCGAACGCCAGAAATTGAGCGACAGCCTGCACGAATACCATCTGGTGGTCGATAACATCCGCCCGCTTGATTACGAGATTTACGCGGTTACCAAAATTCACGCCAGCGTTGACGGTCAGCGCGACGAACAGACATTTCGCCCATTCTGGAACAGCTGGAGCCAGGATGAGGGCAACTACGGCGCCTATTTCTCGGTGCGCCGCGAACAGCGCGCATTATCTGAACATGCGCAACGTTACGGCACGCGCACGGGTTATATCGGTTCCGAAGTTTTCGCCTCGTTGGTGGATGAACAGCATGCGCCGTGGCGGGAAGATTTACGATACATCACCGCGGAAGTGCTGTGCACCAGCCGTGATTTACCGCTAATGCTGCAACAGGATATCGGCCAGTTTGTCATGCCGGATTCGCTGCCGGTGAAATCATTACAACTGCGCAAAGGGCCGACGCCGCCACGTCCGGCGCTGGCAGAGGGGTTAAGCACCTGGCGCTTGATCAGCCAGTTACAAATGAACTATCTCAGCCTGATGGACGGTGAAGAGGGCGAAGGCGCTGCGGCGCTGCGCCAGTTGCTCGGGCTTTATACCCGCCTGGCGGAAGCGCCGGTTGCCCGTCAAATTGAAGGTGTTCGCCAGTGCGTACTGGAACCGGTGCACCGCCGCGTACCGGAACCGGGGCCGATCGTTTTTGCTCGCGGCGTGGGCATCACGCTGACCGTTGACGAACAGGCGTTTTCCGGCTTCAGCCCGTGGCTGTTTGGCAGCGTGCTGGAGCGCGTCTTTGCCCGTCTGGTCGGCATGAACAGCTTTACTGAGTTCACCTTGAAAAGCCAACAGCGTGGTGAAGTCGGCTACTGGCCGCCGCGCATGGGCAAGCGAGCGCTGATATGA
- the tssG gene encoding type VI secretion system baseplate subunit TssG, protein MTDTLARAPAIVRLNTLPDAFWQNVMATPWRYDLFTLLRRVDARGGERYPLGRAPLPRFESLRIGQKPSLGFAPSTLAGVRKRENSSLYDVSILSFGLFGPNGPLPVHLTEYASERIDHHQDDSLSAFADVFHHRLTMLFYRAWADAQPTVSLDRQDNNRFEQYIASLIGMGQPGQLEKGSLSAHSRFAVAGHLTRNGRDPEGLAKILRGYFNVPVNIVENVPQWMPLSPRERARLQGGRHAPRLGQSAFLGEAVRDVCHKFRIDIGPLPAETYRRFMPGEKYVIALRDWVRQYLGIEYQWAVRVILRSEDVAGAALGGDSRLGYSAWLGAQPQPEARGDLVFSPEG, encoded by the coding sequence ATGACCGATACGCTCGCCCGCGCGCCCGCTATTGTTCGCCTGAATACATTGCCGGATGCCTTCTGGCAAAACGTGATGGCAACTCCTTGGCGTTACGATCTTTTTACGCTGCTGCGCCGCGTAGACGCGCGCGGCGGTGAACGTTATCCGCTGGGACGCGCGCCCTTGCCGCGTTTTGAGTCTCTGCGTATTGGTCAGAAACCGTCGCTGGGTTTTGCCCCCTCGACACTGGCGGGCGTTCGCAAACGTGAGAACTCGTCGCTGTACGATGTGTCGATCCTGAGTTTTGGTCTGTTTGGCCCCAACGGCCCGCTGCCGGTTCACCTGACGGAATACGCCAGTGAGCGTATCGATCATCATCAGGATGACAGCCTGAGCGCCTTCGCGGATGTGTTTCATCACCGGCTGACGATGCTTTTTTATCGCGCCTGGGCGGATGCGCAACCGACGGTATCGCTCGACAGGCAGGACAACAACCGCTTCGAACAATACATCGCTTCGCTGATTGGCATGGGGCAACCGGGGCAACTGGAGAAAGGCAGCCTTAGCGCACATTCACGCTTTGCCGTCGCAGGGCATTTAACCCGCAATGGCCGCGATCCGGAAGGGTTGGCGAAGATCCTGCGCGGTTACTTCAATGTGCCGGTAAACATCGTGGAAAACGTCCCGCAATGGATGCCGCTTAGCCCGCGCGAGCGTGCGCGTCTGCAAGGTGGACGACACGCGCCACGTCTTGGGCAGTCCGCTTTTCTTGGTGAGGCGGTTCGTGATGTTTGCCATAAATTTCGCATCGACATCGGCCCGCTTCCCGCAGAAACCTACCGGCGTTTTATGCCGGGTGAAAAATATGTCATCGCGCTTCGCGACTGGGTGCGCCAGTATCTGGGCATCGAGTACCAATGGGCGGTGCGTGTGATTTTGCGCAGCGAAGATGTCGCGGGCGCAGCGCTGGGTGGCGATAGCCGCCTGGGGTATAGCGCCTGGTTGGGAGCACAGCCGCAGCCAGAAGCGCGTGGAGATTTGGTTTTCAGCCCGGAGGGGTGA
- the tssH gene encoding type VI secretion system ATPase TssH, with amino-acid sequence MSEISRAVLFGKLDTLLFTSLESATAFCKLRGNPYVELVHWLHQLMQQTDGDLQQVIRHFSLDEEALTRDIVAALDKLPRGASSVSDLSEHIDTAVERAWVYGSLKFGVTRIRGGHLLAGILKTWSLANVLKGISPQFERVSADALLDGFDTIFANSKETQQSTTALNDNNGVTAPQQQGTLAQYGQDLTARARDGKIDPVVGRDEEIRQMVDILMRRRQNNPLLTGEAGVGKTAVVEGLALRIAAGDVPEPLTDVQLWLLDIGMLQAGAGMKGEFEARLQSLINEVQSSPTPIILFIDEIHTLIGAGGQQGTGDAANLLKPALARGQLRTIGATTWAEYKKYIEKDPALTRRFQTVQVAEPDEEKAVLMLRSTVSALEKHHRVLLLDEAVVAAVKLSHRYIPARQLPDKAVALLDTACARVAVSLSSPPPQLEDCLHRIAGLDVEIEIANREAKVAVGDGERVVKLQAELEQLGVQRDELTQCWEQEQVLVDEIIALRAQLHTSPEETLADLREALTQKQAALRALQGDAPLLFTSVDANVVAAVVSDWTGIPLGRMVKNEIDAVLKLADTLNERVIGQRHGLELIAKRVRTSRARLDDPNKPVGVFMLCGPSGVGKTETALALAESLYGGEQNVITINMSEFQEAHTVSTLKGAPPGYVGYGEGGVLTEAVRRRPYSVVLLDEIEKAHPDVHEIFFQVFDKGWMEDGEGRHIDFRNTIIILTSNVGTELITGMCADPDLMPEPDALRDVLRPPLLQVFPPALLGRLLVVPYYPLSDEMLALIVRLQLKRIQRRLADNHGIVSEVDDSVVEQIVARCTEVESGGRMVDAILTNTLLPLMSQLLLDASARDEQYKRLRVTFEQGEFHCQFAA; translated from the coding sequence ATGTCAGAAATCAGCCGCGCCGTATTATTCGGCAAACTCGACACACTGCTATTCACCTCGCTGGAAAGCGCCACTGCGTTTTGCAAATTGCGGGGCAACCCTTATGTAGAGCTGGTTCACTGGTTGCATCAGTTGATGCAACAGACGGACGGCGACCTGCAACAGGTGATTCGTCACTTTTCCCTGGATGAAGAAGCGCTGACCCGCGATATCGTCGCGGCGCTGGATAAACTGCCACGCGGCGCAAGCTCGGTGTCGGATCTGTCGGAACATATCGATACGGCCGTTGAACGCGCCTGGGTCTACGGCTCGCTCAAATTTGGCGTTACGCGCATTCGTGGCGGCCATCTGCTGGCCGGGATCCTCAAAACCTGGAGCCTTGCCAACGTCCTGAAAGGCATTTCGCCGCAGTTTGAACGGGTCAGTGCCGATGCGCTGTTGGACGGTTTCGACACCATTTTCGCTAACAGCAAAGAGACACAGCAGTCGACCACGGCGCTGAACGACAACAACGGCGTTACCGCACCGCAGCAGCAGGGTACGCTGGCGCAATATGGGCAGGATCTGACAGCGCGCGCGCGTGACGGGAAAATTGACCCGGTTGTCGGGCGCGACGAAGAGATCCGCCAGATGGTCGATATTCTGATGCGTCGTCGCCAGAACAACCCACTACTGACCGGTGAAGCGGGCGTCGGTAAAACGGCGGTTGTTGAAGGTTTGGCCCTGCGCATTGCGGCGGGCGATGTCCCGGAGCCGTTGACTGATGTGCAACTGTGGCTGCTCGATATCGGTATGTTGCAAGCGGGCGCTGGCATGAAAGGCGAGTTCGAAGCGCGTTTGCAATCACTGATTAACGAAGTGCAATCCAGCCCGACGCCGATCATTTTGTTTATCGATGAAATCCATACGCTGATTGGTGCCGGTGGGCAGCAGGGCACAGGCGACGCCGCCAACTTGCTAAAACCGGCGCTGGCGCGTGGGCAATTGCGCACCATCGGGGCAACGACCTGGGCAGAATACAAAAAATACATCGAGAAAGATCCGGCGCTGACCCGCCGTTTCCAGACCGTACAGGTGGCTGAGCCTGACGAAGAAAAAGCAGTGCTGATGCTACGCAGCACCGTCTCCGCGCTGGAAAAACATCACCGCGTGCTGTTGCTGGATGAAGCGGTGGTTGCTGCCGTAAAACTTTCGCATCGCTACATTCCGGCGCGCCAATTACCGGACAAAGCCGTCGCGCTGCTGGATACCGCCTGCGCACGCGTGGCGGTCAGCCTCAGCTCTCCACCGCCGCAACTGGAAGATTGCCTGCACCGTATTGCCGGGCTGGATGTGGAAATCGAGATCGCTAATCGCGAAGCAAAAGTGGCGGTAGGCGATGGCGAACGCGTGGTGAAATTACAGGCTGAGCTGGAACAACTCGGCGTGCAGCGCGATGAACTGACGCAGTGCTGGGAGCAGGAGCAGGTGCTGGTTGACGAAATTATCGCGCTGCGTGCGCAGTTGCATACCTCTCCGGAAGAGACGCTGGCGGATCTGCGCGAGGCGCTAACGCAGAAACAGGCTGCGCTGCGGGCGTTGCAGGGCGATGCGCCGCTGCTGTTTACCTCGGTGGATGCCAATGTGGTCGCCGCCGTAGTTTCCGACTGGACCGGCATTCCGCTGGGGCGGATGGTGAAAAATGAAATCGACGCAGTGCTGAAATTGGCCGACACGCTCAATGAGCGCGTTATCGGCCAGCGCCACGGCCTGGAATTGATCGCCAAACGTGTTCGCACCTCGCGCGCGCGCCTTGACGATCCAAACAAACCGGTTGGCGTGTTTATGCTCTGCGGCCCGTCCGGCGTGGGTAAAACGGAAACCGCGCTGGCGCTGGCCGAATCGCTGTACGGCGGCGAGCAGAATGTCATCACCATCAATATGAGCGAGTTCCAGGAAGCGCATACGGTCTCCACGCTGAAAGGCGCGCCGCCGGGCTACGTGGGTTACGGCGAAGGCGGCGTGTTGACCGAAGCGGTGCGCCGCCGTCCTTACAGCGTAGTGCTGCTGGATGAAATCGAAAAAGCGCACCCGGATGTGCATGAAATCTTCTTCCAGGTGTTCGATAAAGGCTGGATGGAAGACGGCGAAGGCCGCCATATTGATTTTCGCAATACCATTATCATTTTGACGTCCAACGTCGGCACCGAACTGATCACCGGCATGTGCGCGGATCCTGACTTGATGCCGGAACCGGACGCTTTGCGCGACGTGCTGCGCCCGCCGCTGTTGCAGGTTTTCCCGCCAGCGCTGCTGGGGCGTTTGCTGGTGGTGCCTTACTACCCGCTCAGCGACGAGATGCTGGCGCTGATCGTGCGATTGCAGCTTAAACGCATTCAGCGTCGACTTGCGGATAACCACGGCATTGTCTCGGAAGTGGATGACAGTGTGGTCGAGCAAATCGTTGCGCGCTGTACGGAAGTTGAATCGGGCGGCCGTATGGTGGACGCCATCCTTACGAATACCTTGCTGCCGTTAATGAGCCAGCTATTGCTCGACGCCAGCGCGCGCGACGAGCAATATAAGCGCTTACGCGTCACGTTTGAGCAGGGTGAGTTTCACTGTCAGTTTGCGGCGTAA
- a CDS encoding serine/threonine protein kinase, translating into MTDHDNNRSVPNALPPGYRFNEFEIKEVIGGGGFGIVYRAWDHQLERTIAIKEFMPSSLAVRNDDMTLVLRSERFSKAFTAGLNSFIQEARLLARFNHPNLLHVLRFWVQNDTAYMGTVFYSGTTLSRLREKNPAQINEVWIRRMLPMLLGAIKTIHDEGYLHRDISLDNIQIQENGLPVLLDFGSARRSIGSVSDETETMLRPGYAPIEQYTDDNESEQGPWTDIYALGAVLHTLIIGSPPPVSVVRSIQDTYVPLTQRGLPGYSVSLLQAVDRALALKMEDRPQSVDEFAAMIEMPVAGIDDVMNVKQPGTMLVPVEETPEKVEVAGWQRYKVPGLVAAGVIVGLIAGGMLFSGSSESGNETAETASNTQPEQQSNAPAEPPRQREQEVPAEQSATPAQAQNENATPVATQAAVAQIFIRMNEGEKLTLNGESQSVSPATNGFASLKLQPGRYELVLQGNGQTRSQTVTIASPGTWLINPQPQ; encoded by the coding sequence ATGACGGATCACGATAACAACCGGAGTGTACCGAACGCGCTGCCACCGGGATATCGCTTCAACGAGTTCGAAATCAAAGAAGTGATCGGTGGTGGGGGTTTTGGCATCGTCTATCGCGCCTGGGATCACCAGCTTGAGCGAACCATCGCGATTAAAGAATTTATGCCCTCTTCGCTGGCAGTCCGCAACGACGACATGACGCTGGTGCTGCGCAGCGAGCGTTTCAGCAAAGCGTTTACCGCCGGGCTGAACAGCTTTATCCAGGAAGCCCGCTTGCTGGCACGCTTTAACCATCCGAACCTGTTGCATGTGCTGCGTTTTTGGGTGCAGAACGACACCGCTTATATGGGCACGGTATTTTACAGCGGTACGACGCTTTCGCGCCTGCGCGAGAAGAACCCGGCGCAGATCAACGAAGTGTGGATCCGCCGTATGCTGCCAATGCTGCTGGGCGCTATCAAAACTATTCACGACGAAGGTTATCTCCACCGCGACATCTCGCTGGATAATATTCAGATTCAGGAAAATGGCTTGCCAGTACTGTTGGACTTTGGTTCGGCGCGTCGCAGCATCGGTTCGGTGTCTGACGAAACCGAAACCATGCTTCGCCCTGGCTATGCGCCGATTGAACAATATACCGATGACAACGAAAGCGAGCAGGGGCCGTGGACCGATATTTACGCCCTCGGCGCGGTGCTGCATACCTTAATCATCGGTTCGCCGCCGCCGGTCAGCGTGGTGCGCAGTATTCAGGACACCTATGTGCCGTTGACGCAGCGCGGTCTGCCGGGTTACTCCGTGTCGTTGTTGCAGGCTGTCGATCGCGCGCTGGCGCTGAAAATGGAAGATCGCCCGCAATCCGTGGATGAATTCGCCGCGATGATTGAGATGCCCGTCGCAGGTATTGATGATGTGATGAATGTGAAACAGCCAGGCACCATGCTGGTTCCGGTGGAAGAAACCCCGGAAAAAGTGGAAGTGGCAGGTTGGCAGCGTTACAAAGTGCCTGGTCTGGTGGCGGCTGGCGTGATCGTCGGGCTGATTGCCGGTGGCATGTTGTTCAGTGGCAGTTCTGAGTCTGGGAATGAAACGGCAGAGACAGCCAGCAACACTCAGCCGGAGCAGCAGTCCAATGCACCTGCTGAACCGCCGCGCCAGCGAGAGCAGGAAGTGCCGGCTGAGCAATCCGCAACGCCTGCTCAGGCACAGAATGAGAATGCGACGCCAGTCGCCACGCAAGCGGCGGTCGCGCAAATATTTATCCGTATGAATGAGGGTGAAAAGCTGACGCTTAATGGCGAAAGCCAGTCCGTTTCGCCTGCCACTAATGGTTTCGCTTCGTTGAAGCTACAACCGGGTCGCTACGAGCTGGTACTGCAAGGCAACGGCCAGACGCGCAGCCAGACGGTTACTATCGCCAGCCCTGGCACCTGGCTGATTAACCCACAACCGCAATAG
- a CDS encoding DcrB-related protein: protein MNLLTHSNHGGSEFTFVVSRASAQADDKVHTVAARKIRELEMTLTDFHLESSQMMEVDGNPAVELFYQFKNDNHVIYQRQTIILLVDPATGKKMVSYVGTCPGEFSESFQKQYQEIIQSLKFHRTK from the coding sequence ATGAATTTATTAACACACAGTAATCATGGTGGCAGTGAATTTACGTTTGTCGTGTCTCGCGCAAGTGCACAAGCCGATGATAAGGTCCACACGGTCGCCGCCAGAAAAATACGTGAGCTGGAGATGACATTAACCGACTTTCATCTTGAGTCATCGCAAATGATGGAAGTGGATGGTAATCCCGCCGTTGAGCTTTTTTATCAATTCAAAAACGACAACCATGTCATTTACCAACGCCAGACAATTATCCTGCTGGTGGATCCTGCTACGGGCAAAAAAATGGTCAGCTATGTTGGCACCTGCCCAGGCGAATTTAGTGAGTCTTTTCAAAAGCAGTATCAGGAAATAATTCAGAGTCTTAAATTCCATCGTACGAAATAA